Proteins co-encoded in one Bacteroidota bacterium genomic window:
- a CDS encoding PorV/PorQ family protein, producing the protein MRKVFSVAFVALSTVLFGQVAKYSNEFLNVGVSARALSMANANVASANDVTAGYWNPAGLLFQQSNLQLGLMHAEYFAGIAKYDYIGASKRIDSNSVAGLSFIRFGVDNIPNTLELVDANGNVDYSRIKSFNAVDVAVLLSYARTMPKLKGVKLGGNFKVIRRKLGDFGGAWGFGLDLGAIYDYKKWRFAAMGRDITGTFNAWSYSLTDEEKNTFEVTGNEIPSNSVEVTVPKLILGASRQFMVWSDRISILAELNLVNTFDGKRNTVIKTNVWSMEPMLGTEIGYKNIVFLRGGIGNIQKALNAKGNAYTTTIQPNIGAGVKYKIFALDYAYTDIGDRSLALYSHIISLKIDINKKPK; encoded by the coding sequence ATGCGTAAGGTATTTTCAGTTGCATTCGTTGCATTATCCACGGTATTATTTGGTCAAGTCGCCAAATACAGTAACGAGTTTTTAAATGTTGGTGTAAGTGCGCGAGCTCTATCTATGGCAAATGCCAATGTAGCTTCGGCGAATGATGTTACTGCAGGGTATTGGAATCCCGCTGGTTTATTGTTTCAGCAAAGTAATTTACAACTTGGATTAATGCACGCCGAATATTTTGCCGGAATTGCTAAGTATGATTATATCGGAGCTTCGAAGCGTATCGACTCTAATAGTGTGGCCGGATTATCATTCATTCGTTTTGGCGTAGATAATATTCCTAATACTTTGGAATTAGTGGATGCAAATGGTAATGTAGATTATTCGCGTATCAAGAGTTTTAATGCAGTAGATGTAGCGGTTTTATTGTCTTACGCTCGTACAATGCCAAAATTAAAAGGAGTAAAGTTGGGTGGTAATTTTAAAGTTATTCGCCGTAAGCTTGGAGATTTTGGAGGAGCCTGGGGCTTTGGTTTGGATTTAGGCGCCATCTATGATTATAAAAAATGGAGATTCGCGGCCATGGGCCGAGATATTACCGGAACATTTAATGCATGGAGTTACTCTTTAACTGATGAAGAGAAAAATACATTTGAAGTAACAGGCAATGAAATTCCAAGCAATTCGGTAGAGGTAACTGTTCCGAAATTAATTTTAGGTGCCTCCCGTCAGTTTATGGTATGGAGTGATCGCATTTCCATTTTAGCTGAATTAAATTTAGTGAACACCTTCGATGGTAAACGTAATACTGTTATTAAAACAAATGTGTGGAGTATGGAGCCTATGCTAGGCACTGAAATTGGTTATAAGAATATTGTTTTTTTACGAGGCGGTATTGGAAACATTCAAAAAGCTTTAAACGCAAAGGGAAATGCTTATACAACAACCATACAGCCTAATATTGGAGCAGGAGTGAAGTATAAAATCTTTGCTTTAGATTACGCTTATACGGATATCGGCGACCGCTCTTTGGCATTGTATTCGCATATCATTTCTCTTAAAATCGATATTAACAAGAAGCCTAAATGA